One genomic window of Pseudomonas aeruginosa includes the following:
- the cmk gene encoding (d)CMP kinase, with translation MNGAVPMLAIDGPSGAGKGTVAGLLARRLGWNLLDSGALYRLLAFAAVNHGVDLTNEEALKVLAAHLDVQFVAADGSHGQRIILEGEEVTDVIRTEQVGAGASQVAALPAVRDALLQRQRAFLEAPGLVADGRDMGTVVFPDAPLKIFLTASAEERARRRYLQLKAKGADVDQSALLEEIRERDERDSQRAVAPLKPADDAILLDSTEMSIEAVVETIIRHCERQGWDV, from the coding sequence ATGAACGGCGCTGTACCGATGCTCGCCATCGATGGCCCCAGTGGCGCCGGCAAGGGCACGGTCGCCGGGCTGCTCGCCCGGCGCCTGGGCTGGAACCTGCTGGATTCCGGGGCGCTTTATCGGCTGTTGGCGTTCGCCGCGGTCAACCATGGTGTCGACCTGACCAATGAAGAGGCGCTGAAGGTTCTGGCTGCGCACCTCGATGTGCAGTTCGTCGCTGCCGATGGCAGCCATGGGCAGCGCATCATTCTCGAAGGCGAGGAAGTGACCGATGTGATCCGTACCGAGCAGGTCGGTGCCGGCGCCTCACAGGTCGCCGCCTTACCGGCCGTGCGCGATGCGTTGCTGCAGCGCCAGCGGGCGTTCCTCGAAGCGCCGGGGTTGGTGGCCGACGGCCGCGACATGGGCACCGTGGTGTTTCCCGATGCGCCTCTGAAGATCTTCCTCACCGCCTCGGCGGAGGAGCGTGCGCGTCGACGCTACCTGCAGTTGAAGGCGAAGGGCGCGGATGTCGACCAGTCTGCCTTGCTGGAAGAAATCCGCGAGCGCGACGAGCGCGACAGCCAGCGCGCGGTCGCGCCGCTGAAACCGGCCGATGACGCGATCCTGCTGGACTCCACCGAAATGAGCATCGAGGCGGTGGTCGAGACGATCATCCGGCATTGCGAGCGGCAGGGCTGGGACGTCTGA
- the pheA gene encoding prephenate dehydratase has protein sequence MADQDQLKALRLRIDSLDEKLLELISERARCAQDVARVKTQTLGEGEAPVFYRPEREAWVLKHIMQLNKGPLDNEEVARLFREIMSSCLALEQPLKVAYLGPEGTFTQAAALKHFGNAVISTPMAAIDEVFREVAAGAVNFGVVPVENSTEGAVNHTLDSFLEHDMVICGEVELRIHHHLLVGETTKTDNITRIYSHAQSLAQCRKWLDSHYPSVERVAVSSNADAAKRVKSEWNSAAIAGDMAASLYDLSKLHEKIEDRPDNSTRFLIIGNQEVPPTGDDKTSIIVSMRNKPGALHELLVPFHNNGIDLTRIETRPSRSGKWTYVFFIDFVGHHKEPLIKDVLEKIGQEAVALKVLGSYPKAVL, from the coding sequence ATGGCGGACCAGGACCAGCTCAAGGCCTTGCGCCTGCGCATCGACAGCCTCGACGAGAAGTTGCTCGAGCTGATCAGCGAGCGTGCCCGTTGCGCCCAGGACGTGGCGCGAGTGAAGACCCAGACCCTGGGCGAGGGCGAGGCGCCGGTGTTCTACCGTCCCGAGCGCGAAGCCTGGGTGCTCAAGCACATCATGCAATTGAACAAGGGGCCGCTGGACAACGAAGAGGTCGCGCGGCTGTTCCGCGAGATCATGTCGTCCTGCCTGGCGCTCGAGCAGCCGCTGAAAGTGGCCTATCTCGGACCCGAGGGCACCTTTACCCAGGCCGCGGCACTCAAGCATTTCGGCAACGCGGTGATCAGTACGCCGATGGCGGCGATCGACGAGGTGTTCCGCGAGGTCGCCGCCGGCGCGGTGAACTTCGGCGTGGTGCCTGTGGAAAACTCCACCGAGGGGGCGGTCAACCATACCCTCGACAGCTTCCTTGAGCACGACATGGTGATCTGCGGCGAAGTCGAGTTGCGTATCCACCATCACCTGCTGGTCGGCGAAACCACCAAGACCGACAACATCACCCGGATCTATTCCCATGCCCAATCCCTCGCGCAATGTCGCAAGTGGCTGGACTCGCACTACCCGAGCGTCGAGCGGGTGGCGGTGTCGAGCAACGCCGACGCGGCCAAGCGGGTGAAGAGCGAGTGGAATTCGGCAGCGATCGCCGGCGACATGGCGGCCAGCCTGTACGACCTGAGCAAGCTGCACGAGAAGATCGAGGACCGCCCGGACAACTCCACGCGCTTCCTGATCATCGGCAACCAGGAGGTGCCGCCGACCGGCGACGACAAGACCTCGATCATCGTTTCCATGCGCAACAAGCCGGGGGCCCTGCACGAGCTGCTGGTACCGTTCCACAACAATGGTATCGACCTGACCCGCATCGAAACCCGCCCGTCGCGCAGCGGCAAATGGACCTACGTGTTCTTCATCGATTTCGTCGGCCACCATAAAGAACCGCTGATCAAGGACGTCCTGGAGAAGATCGGCCAGGAAGCCGTCGCCCTGAAGGTCCTGGGCTCCTATCCGAAAGCGGTGCTCTGA
- the gyrA gene encoding DNA gyrase subunit A: MGELAKEILPVNIEDELKQSYLDYAMSVIVGRALPDARDGLKPVHRRVLYAMSELGNDWNKPYKKSARVVGDVIGKYHPHGDTAVYDTIVRMAQPFSLRYMLVDGQGNFGSVDGDNAAAMRYTEVRMAKLAHELLADLEKETVDWVPNYDGTEQIPAVMPTKIPNLLVNGSSGIAVGMATNIPPHNLGEVIDGCLALMDNPDLTVDELMQYIPGPDFPTAGIINGRAGIIEAYRTGRGRIYIRARAVVEEMEKGGGREQIIITELPYQLNKARLIEKIAELVKEKKIEGISELRDESDKDGMRVVIELRRGEVGEVVLNNLYAQTQLQSVFGINVVALVDGQPRTLNLKDMLEVFVRHRREVVTRRTVYELRKARERGHILEGQAVALSNIDPVIELIKSSPTPAEAKERLIATAWESSAVEAMVERAGADACRPEDLDPQYGLRDGKYYLSPEQAQAILELRLHRLTGLEHEKLLSEYQEILNLIGELIRILTNPARLMEVIREELEAVKAEFGDARRTEIVASQVDLTIADLITEEDRVVTISHGGYAKSQPLAAYQAQRRGGKGKSATGMKDEDYIEHLLVANSHATLLLFSSKGKVYWLRTFEIPEASRTARGRPLVNLLPLDEGERITAMLQIDLEALQQNGGADDDLDEAEGAVLEGEVVEAAEVEEVEGETAELVAEPTGAYIFMATAFGTVKKTPLVQFSRPRSSGLIALKLEEGDTLIAAAITDGAKEVMLFSSAGKVIRFAESVVRIMGRNARGVRGMRLGKGQQLISMLIPESGAQILTASERGFGKRTPLSKFPRRGRGGQGVIAMVTNERNGALIAAVQVQEGEEIMLISDQGTLVRTRVDEVSLSGRNTQGVTLIKLASDEVLVGLERVQEPSGGDDEDLPEGEEAAESLGESAESESEPAAEAEGNEE, encoded by the coding sequence ATGGGCGAACTGGCCAAAGAAATTCTCCCGGTCAATATCGAAGACGAGCTGAAACAGTCCTATCTCGACTACGCGATGAGCGTGATCGTCGGGCGGGCCCTGCCGGATGCACGTGACGGCCTGAAGCCGGTGCACCGCCGTGTGCTTTATGCCATGAGCGAGCTGGGCAACGACTGGAACAAGCCCTACAAGAAATCCGCCCGTGTGGTCGGCGACGTGATCGGTAAGTACCACCCGCACGGCGACACCGCGGTCTACGACACCATCGTGCGCATGGCGCAGCCGTTCTCGCTGCGCTACATGCTGGTAGACGGCCAGGGCAACTTCGGTTCGGTGGACGGCGACAACGCCGCAGCCATGCGATACACCGAAGTGCGCATGGCCAAGCTGGCCCATGAACTGCTGGCGGACCTGGAAAAGGAAACCGTCGACTGGGTGCCCAACTACGATGGCACCGAGCAGATCCCGGCGGTCATGCCGACCAAGATTCCCAACCTGCTGGTCAACGGTTCCAGCGGTATCGCCGTGGGTATGGCGACCAACATCCCGCCGCACAACCTCGGCGAAGTGATCGACGGCTGCCTGGCGCTGATGGACAACCCCGACCTGACCGTCGATGAGCTGATGCAGTACATCCCCGGTCCGGACTTCCCCACCGCCGGCATCATCAACGGCCGCGCCGGGATCATCGAGGCCTACCGCACCGGTCGCGGGCGCATCTACATCCGTGCCCGCGCCGTCGTCGAGGAGATGGAGAAGGGCGGCGGTCGCGAGCAGATCATCATCACCGAGCTGCCGTACCAGTTGAACAAGGCGCGGTTGATCGAAAAGATCGCCGAGCTGGTGAAAGAGAAGAAGATCGAGGGTATTTCCGAGCTGCGCGACGAGTCCGACAAGGACGGCATGCGCGTGGTCATCGAGCTGCGTCGCGGCGAGGTGGGCGAGGTGGTCCTCAACAACCTCTATGCCCAGACCCAGCTGCAGAGCGTGTTCGGCATCAACGTGGTGGCCCTGGTCGACGGCCAGCCGCGCACGCTGAACCTGAAGGACATGCTCGAAGTGTTCGTCCGCCACCGCCGCGAAGTGGTGACCCGGCGTACCGTCTACGAGCTGCGCAAGGCCCGCGAGCGCGGGCACATCCTGGAAGGCCAGGCGGTCGCCCTGTCGAACATCGACCCGGTGATCGAGCTGATCAAGAGTTCGCCGACCCCGGCCGAGGCCAAGGAACGCCTGATCGCCACTGCCTGGGAGTCCAGCGCGGTGGAAGCGATGGTCGAGCGTGCCGGCGCCGACGCCTGTCGCCCGGAAGACCTGGATCCGCAGTACGGCCTGCGCGACGGCAAGTACTACCTGTCGCCGGAACAGGCCCAGGCGATCCTCGAGCTGCGCCTGCATCGCCTGACCGGCCTGGAGCACGAGAAGCTGCTCTCCGAATACCAGGAAATCCTCAACCTGATCGGCGAGTTGATCCGCATCCTGACCAACCCGGCGCGCCTGATGGAGGTGATCCGTGAGGAGCTGGAAGCGGTCAAGGCCGAATTCGGCGATGCTCGCCGCACCGAGATCGTGGCTTCCCAGGTCGACCTGACCATCGCCGACCTGATCACCGAGGAAGACCGCGTGGTGACCATCTCCCACGGCGGCTACGCCAAGTCCCAGCCGCTGGCCGCCTACCAGGCGCAGCGTCGCGGTGGCAAAGGCAAGTCCGCCACCGGGATGAAGGACGAGGACTACATCGAACACCTGCTGGTGGCCAACAGCCATGCGACCCTCCTGCTGTTCTCCAGCAAGGGCAAGGTGTACTGGCTGCGTACCTTCGAGATTCCGGAAGCCTCGCGTACCGCGCGTGGCCGGCCGTTGGTGAACCTGCTGCCGCTGGACGAGGGCGAGCGGATCACCGCGATGTTGCAGATCGACCTGGAGGCGCTGCAGCAGAACGGCGGTGCCGATGACGACCTCGACGAAGCCGAAGGCGCGGTGCTCGAGGGCGAGGTGGTCGAGGCCGCCGAGGTCGAGGAAGTCGAGGGCGAGACCGCCGAGCTGGTGGCCGAGCCGACCGGCGCCTACATCTTCATGGCCACCGCCTTCGGTACCGTGAAGAAGACCCCGCTGGTGCAGTTCAGCCGTCCGCGCAGCAGCGGCCTGATCGCGCTCAAGCTGGAAGAGGGCGACACCCTGATCGCCGCCGCGATCACCGATGGCGCCAAGGAAGTCATGCTGTTCTCCAGCGCCGGCAAGGTGATCCGCTTCGCCGAGAGCGTGGTGCGCATCATGGGCCGCAACGCCCGCGGCGTACGTGGCATGCGCCTGGGCAAGGGGCAGCAGCTGATCTCCATGCTGATTCCGGAGTCCGGGGCGCAGATCCTCACCGCCTCCGAGCGCGGCTTCGGCAAGCGTACCCCGCTGAGCAAGTTCCCGCGTCGCGGCCGCGGCGGCCAGGGGGTGATCGCCATGGTCACCAACGAGCGCAACGGCGCGCTGATCGCCGCGGTACAGGTCCAGGAAGGCGAGGAGATCATGCTGATTTCCGACCAGGGCACCCTGGTGCGGACGCGTGTCGACGAAGTCTCCCTGTCCGGCCGCAATACCCAGGGCGTAACCCTGATCAAGCTCGCCAGCGACGAGGTACTGGTCGGTCTGGAGCGTGTCCAGGAGCCGTCGGGCGGAGATGACGAGGACCTGCCCGAGGGCGAGGAAGCTGCCGAATCTCTGGGCGAGTCGGCCGAGTCCGAGTCCGAGCCCGCGGCGGAAGCGGAAGGCAACGAAGAGTAA
- the rpsA gene encoding 30S ribosomal protein S1, translating to MSESFAELFEESLKSLDMQPGAIITGIVVDIDGDWVTVHAGLKSEGVIPVEQFYNEQGELTIKVGDEVHVALDAVEDGFGETKLSREKAKRAESWIVLEAAFAADEVVKGVINGKVKGGFTVDVNGIRAFLPGSLVDVRPVRDTTHLEGKELEFKVIKLDQKRNNVVVSRRSVLEAENSAEREALLESLQEGQQVKGIVKNLTDYGAFVDLGGVDGLLHITDMAWKRIKHPSEIVNVGDEIDVKVLKFDRERNRVSLGLKQLGEDPWVAIKARYPEGTRVMARVTNLTDYGCFAELEEGVEGLVHVSEMDWTNKNIHPSKVVQVGDEVEVQVLDIDEERRRISLGIKQCKSNPWEDFSSQFNKGDRISGTIKSITDFGIFIGLDGGIDGLVHLSDISWNEVGEEAVRRFKKGDELETVILSVDPERERISLGIKQLEDDPFSNYASLHEKGSIVRGTVKEVDAKGAVISLGDDIEGILKASEISRDRVEDARNVLKEGEEVEAKIISIDRKSRVISLSVKSKDVDDEKDAMKELRKQEVESAGPTTIGDLIRAQMENQG from the coding sequence ATGAGCGAAAGCTTCGCAGAACTCTTTGAAGAAAGTCTGAAATCCCTCGACATGCAGCCGGGTGCCATCATCACCGGCATCGTGGTCGACATCGATGGTGACTGGGTCACCGTCCATGCCGGTCTGAAATCCGAGGGCGTCATCCCGGTCGAGCAGTTCTACAACGAACAGGGCGAGCTGACCATCAAGGTGGGTGACGAAGTCCACGTCGCACTGGACGCGGTAGAAGACGGCTTTGGCGAGACCAAGCTGTCCCGCGAGAAAGCCAAGCGCGCCGAGAGCTGGATTGTTCTGGAAGCGGCTTTCGCTGCCGACGAAGTGGTCAAGGGCGTCATCAACGGCAAGGTCAAGGGCGGTTTCACCGTCGACGTCAACGGCATCCGCGCGTTCCTGCCGGGTTCGCTGGTCGACGTTCGTCCGGTTCGCGACACCACCCACCTGGAAGGCAAAGAGCTCGAGTTCAAGGTCATCAAGCTCGACCAGAAGCGCAACAACGTTGTCGTTTCCCGCCGCAGCGTCCTGGAAGCCGAGAACAGCGCCGAGCGTGAAGCTCTGCTGGAATCGCTGCAGGAAGGCCAGCAGGTCAAGGGTATCGTCAAGAACCTCACCGACTACGGCGCATTCGTGGACCTGGGCGGCGTAGACGGCCTGCTGCACATCACCGACATGGCCTGGAAGCGCATCAAGCATCCGTCCGAGATCGTCAACGTTGGCGACGAGATCGACGTCAAGGTCCTGAAGTTCGACCGCGAGCGCAACCGTGTATCCCTGGGCCTGAAGCAACTGGGCGAAGACCCGTGGGTTGCCATCAAGGCGCGTTACCCGGAAGGCACCCGCGTCATGGCCCGCGTCACCAACCTCACCGACTACGGCTGCTTCGCCGAGCTGGAAGAGGGCGTGGAAGGCCTGGTACACGTCTCCGAAATGGACTGGACCAACAAGAACATCCATCCGTCGAAAGTCGTCCAGGTTGGCGACGAAGTGGAAGTTCAGGTTCTGGACATCGACGAAGAGCGTCGTCGTATCTCCCTGGGTATCAAGCAGTGCAAATCCAACCCGTGGGAAGACTTCTCCAGCCAGTTCAACAAGGGTGACCGTATCTCCGGTACCATCAAGTCGATCACCGACTTCGGTATCTTCATCGGTCTGGACGGCGGCATCGACGGCCTGGTCCACCTGTCCGACATCTCCTGGAACGAAGTCGGCGAAGAAGCCGTACGTCGCTTCAAGAAGGGCGACGAGCTGGAAACCGTCATCCTGTCGGTCGATCCGGAGCGCGAGCGCATCTCCCTGGGCATCAAGCAGCTGGAAGACGATCCGTTCTCCAACTACGCGTCCCTGCACGAGAAAGGCAGCATCGTCCGCGGTACCGTGAAGGAAGTCGACGCCAAGGGCGCTGTCATCAGCCTGGGCGACGACATCGAAGGTATCCTGAAGGCTTCCGAAATCAGCCGTGACCGCGTCGAAGACGCGCGCAACGTCCTGAAGGAAGGCGAGGAAGTCGAAGCCAAGATCATCAGCATCGACCGCAAGAGCCGCGTCATCAGCCTCTCCGTCAAGTCCAAGGACGTCGACGACGAGAAGGACGCAATGAAAGAACTGCGTAAGCAGGAAGTAGAAAGCGCTGGTCCGACCACCATCGGTGATCTGATCCGTGCTCAGATGGAGAATCAGGGCTAA
- a CDS encoding bifunctional prephenate dehydrogenase/3-phosphoshikimate 1-carboxyvinyltransferase — MTEVTPLQQSTPKLGRLVVVGLGLIGGSFAKGLRSKGLFREVVGVDRDAESCRLAVELGVVDRCEEDLGRACVGADVIQLAVPILAMERVLADLAKLDLGKAVLTDVGSAKGNIVRAARVAFGGMPRYLVPGHPIAGSEQSGVTAAKATLFRRHKVILTPSAETDADALALVDSLWRALGADVEHMEVEHHDEVLAATSHLPHLLAFTLVDSLAKRSENLEIFRYAAGGFRDFTRIAGSDPVMWHDIFLANREAVLRTLDVFRDDLDALREAVDTGDGHQLLGVFTRARVAREHFSKILARRAYVDAMHNNDLIYLAQPGGSLSGTIRVPGDKSISHRSIMLGSLAEGTTEVEGFLEGEDALATIQAFRDMGVVIEGPQNGRVTVHGVGLHGLKAPPGPIYLGNSGTSMRLLSGLLAAQPFDSTLTGDASLSKRPMNRVAKPLREMGAVIETGPEGRPPMTIRGGQRLTGMHYDMPMASAQVKSCLLLAGLYAAGETSVTEPAPTRDHTERMLRGFGYPVEVEGSTAKVESGHKLSATHIEVPADISSAAFFLVAASIAEGSELVLQHVGINPTRVGVIEILRLMGGDLSLENQREVGGEPVADIRVRSARLKGIDIPEDLVPLAIDEFPVLFVAAACAEGRTVLRGAEELRVKESDRIQVMADGLKALGVKAEPTPDGIVIEGGAFGGGEVWAHGDHRIAMSFSVASLRASGPIRIHDCANVATSFPNFLALCAQTGIRVAVENN, encoded by the coding sequence ATGACTGAGGTCACGCCGCTGCAACAGTCGACCCCTAAGCTGGGCCGCCTGGTGGTGGTGGGGCTGGGCCTGATTGGCGGCTCCTTCGCCAAGGGGTTGCGGAGCAAAGGGTTGTTCCGGGAAGTGGTCGGCGTGGATCGGGATGCCGAGTCTTGCCGCCTGGCGGTGGAGCTCGGCGTGGTCGACCGTTGCGAGGAGGATCTTGGCCGCGCCTGCGTCGGCGCCGACGTGATCCAGTTGGCGGTGCCGATCCTGGCGATGGAGCGGGTGCTGGCCGACCTGGCGAAGCTCGACCTGGGCAAGGCTGTATTGACCGACGTTGGCAGCGCCAAGGGCAATATCGTGCGTGCCGCGCGTGTCGCGTTCGGCGGGATGCCGCGGTACCTGGTACCGGGGCATCCGATCGCGGGTTCCGAGCAGAGCGGAGTGACCGCGGCGAAGGCGACCCTGTTCCGCCGGCACAAGGTGATTCTCACGCCCTCCGCGGAGACCGATGCCGACGCGCTGGCGCTGGTCGACAGCCTGTGGCGCGCGCTGGGCGCGGACGTCGAGCACATGGAGGTCGAGCATCACGACGAGGTTCTGGCGGCCACCAGCCACCTGCCTCACCTGCTGGCCTTCACCCTGGTCGACTCCCTGGCCAAGCGCAGCGAGAACCTGGAGATCTTCCGCTATGCCGCCGGCGGTTTCCGTGATTTCACGCGGATCGCCGGCAGCGACCCGGTGATGTGGCACGACATCTTTCTCGCCAATCGCGAGGCGGTGCTGCGTACACTGGATGTTTTTCGTGACGACCTCGACGCGCTGCGCGAGGCCGTCGACACTGGGGACGGGCACCAGTTGTTGGGCGTTTTCACGCGCGCCCGGGTAGCCCGTGAGCATTTCAGCAAAATCCTGGCCCGTCGGGCCTATGTGGACGCCATGCACAACAACGACCTGATTTATCTGGCCCAGCCGGGCGGCAGCCTGTCCGGAACCATCCGGGTACCGGGCGACAAGTCGATTTCCCATCGCTCGATCATGCTCGGCTCCCTGGCCGAAGGCACCACCGAAGTGGAGGGCTTCCTCGAGGGCGAGGACGCACTGGCAACCATCCAGGCGTTCCGCGACATGGGAGTGGTGATCGAGGGGCCGCAGAACGGCCGCGTCACCGTCCATGGCGTTGGCCTGCACGGCCTCAAGGCGCCGCCTGGGCCGATCTACCTGGGTAACTCCGGTACTTCCATGCGTCTGCTCAGCGGTCTGCTGGCGGCCCAGCCGTTCGACAGCACCCTGACCGGCGACGCTTCCCTTTCCAAGCGGCCGATGAATCGCGTAGCCAAGCCGCTGCGCGAGATGGGCGCGGTAATCGAGACGGGGCCGGAAGGCCGTCCGCCGATGACCATTCGCGGCGGCCAGCGCCTCACCGGTATGCATTACGACATGCCGATGGCCAGCGCCCAGGTGAAGTCCTGCCTGTTGCTCGCCGGGCTCTACGCCGCGGGTGAGACCTCGGTCACCGAGCCGGCGCCGACCCGCGACCACACCGAGCGCATGCTGCGCGGCTTCGGCTATCCGGTGGAGGTCGAGGGCAGCACCGCCAAGGTCGAATCCGGGCACAAGTTGAGCGCCACCCATATCGAGGTCCCGGCCGATATTTCCTCGGCAGCCTTCTTCCTGGTTGCCGCCAGTATCGCCGAGGGTTCGGAACTGGTCCTGCAGCACGTCGGCATCAACCCGACGCGCGTCGGCGTCATCGAGATCCTGCGCCTGATGGGTGGTGACCTGAGCCTGGAAAACCAGCGCGAGGTCGGCGGCGAGCCGGTCGCCGACATCCGCGTGCGCTCCGCGCGGCTCAAGGGCATCGACATTCCCGAGGACCTGGTGCCACTGGCCATCGACGAGTTCCCGGTACTCTTCGTGGCTGCCGCCTGCGCCGAGGGGCGCACCGTCCTGCGTGGCGCCGAAGAGCTGCGGGTCAAGGAGTCGGACCGTATCCAGGTCATGGCTGACGGCTTGAAGGCCCTGGGCGTGAAGGCCGAGCCGACCCCGGATGGCATCGTCATCGAGGGTGGTGCGTTCGGTGGCGGCGAAGTCTGGGCGCACGGCGACCACCGTATCGCCATGTCCTTCAGCGTCGCTTCGCTGCGCGCCAGCGGGCCGATCCGCATCCACGACTGCGCCAACGTCGCCACCTCCTTCCCCAACTTCCTCGCCCTGTGTGCCCAGACCGGTATCCGGGTCGCCGTGGAGAACAATTGA
- the serC gene encoding 3-phosphoserine/phosphohydroxythreonine transaminase, which yields MSKRAFNFCAGPAALPDAVLQRAQAELLDWRGKGLSVMEMSHRSDDYVAIASKAEQDLRDLLDIPSDYKVLFLQGGASQQFAEIPLNLLPEDGVADYIDTGIWSKKAIEEARRYGTVNVAASAKEYDYFAIPGQNEWTLTKDAAYVHYASNETIGGLEFDWIPETGDVPLVTDMSSDILSRPLDVSRFGLIYAGAQKNIGPSGLVVVIVREDLLGRARSVCPTMLNYKIAADNGSMYNTPATYSWYLSGLVFEWLKEQGGVTAMEQRNRAKKDLLYKTIDASDFYTNPIQPSARSWMNVPFRLADERLDKPFLEGAEARGLLNLKGHRSVGGMRASIYNALGLDAVEALVAYMAEFEKEHG from the coding sequence GTGAGCAAGCGAGCCTTCAATTTCTGCGCCGGTCCCGCGGCGCTTCCCGACGCAGTTCTGCAACGTGCCCAGGCCGAGCTTCTCGACTGGCGGGGCAAGGGCCTTTCGGTCATGGAAATGAGCCACCGTAGTGATGACTACGTGGCCATCGCCAGCAAGGCCGAGCAGGACCTGCGCGACCTGCTCGACATTCCCTCGGACTACAAGGTGCTGTTCCTGCAGGGCGGCGCCAGCCAGCAGTTCGCCGAGATTCCGCTGAACCTGCTGCCCGAAGATGGCGTCGCCGACTATATCGATACCGGTATCTGGTCGAAGAAGGCCATCGAGGAGGCTCGTCGCTATGGCACCGTGAATGTCGCGGCCAGCGCCAAGGAGTACGACTACTTCGCCATTCCGGGTCAGAACGAGTGGACGCTGACCAAGGACGCGGCCTATGTGCACTACGCCTCCAACGAGACCATCGGCGGCCTCGAGTTCGACTGGATTCCCGAGACCGGCGACGTGCCGCTGGTCACCGACATGTCCTCCGACATCCTCTCGCGCCCGCTCGACGTGTCCCGCTTCGGCCTGATCTATGCCGGGGCGCAGAAGAACATCGGCCCGTCCGGCCTGGTGGTGGTGATCGTTCGCGAAGACCTGCTCGGCCGCGCCCGCAGCGTCTGCCCGACCATGCTCAACTACAAGATCGCTGCGGACAACGGTTCCATGTACAACACCCCGGCGACCTACTCCTGGTACCTGTCCGGCCTGGTCTTCGAATGGCTGAAGGAGCAGGGCGGGGTGACCGCGATGGAGCAGCGCAACCGCGCCAAGAAGGACCTGCTGTACAAGACCATCGATGCCAGCGACTTCTACACCAACCCGATCCAGCCGAGCGCCCGCTCCTGGATGAACGTGCCGTTCCGCCTGGCCGACGAGCGTCTCGACAAGCCGTTCCTGGAAGGCGCCGAGGCGCGCGGGCTGCTCAACCTGAAAGGCCACCGCTCGGTCGGCGGCATGCGCGCTTCCATCTACAACGCCCTTGGCCTGGACGCGGTCGAGGCGCTGGTCGCATACATGGCGGAGTTCGAGAAGGAGCACGGCTGA
- the hisC gene encoding histidinol-phosphate transaminase, producing the protein MSDFLALAQPGVQKLSPYVPGKPVDELARELGIDPAAIVKLASNENPLGASPKALEAIRAELAELTRYPDGNGFELKRKLAERCAVDAAQVTLGNGSNDILDLVARAYLAPGLNAVFSEHAFAVYPIATQAVGAEGRAVKARAWGHDLEAMLAAIDGQTRVVFVANPNNPTGTWFGADALERFLAQVPAEVLVVLDEAYIEYAEGDELPDGLDYLARHPNLLVSRTFSKAYGLASLRVGYALSSKAVADVLNRVRQPFNVNSLALAAAYAALDDHDYLAQSRRLNDSGMAQLEDGFHALGLSWIPSKGNFIAVDLARDAGPVYQALLREGVIVRPVAGYGMPTFLRVSIGLPEENDRFLQALGKVLAHD; encoded by the coding sequence ATGTCCGATTTCCTTGCCCTGGCCCAGCCGGGGGTGCAAAAGCTGTCGCCCTACGTCCCTGGCAAGCCGGTGGACGAACTGGCCCGCGAGCTGGGCATCGACCCTGCGGCGATCGTCAAGCTCGCCAGCAACGAGAACCCGCTGGGTGCGAGCCCAAAGGCGCTGGAGGCTATCCGCGCCGAACTGGCGGAACTGACCCGTTATCCTGACGGCAACGGTTTCGAACTCAAGCGCAAGCTGGCCGAGCGTTGCGCGGTGGATGCGGCGCAGGTGACCCTGGGCAACGGCTCCAACGACATTCTCGACCTGGTCGCCCGTGCCTACCTCGCGCCTGGTCTGAACGCCGTGTTCAGCGAACATGCCTTCGCCGTCTACCCGATCGCCACCCAGGCCGTGGGCGCCGAGGGGCGGGCGGTCAAGGCGCGCGCCTGGGGGCATGACCTGGAAGCGATGCTCGCCGCCATCGATGGGCAAACTCGCGTGGTGTTCGTCGCCAATCCGAACAACCCGACCGGGACCTGGTTCGGTGCGGACGCCCTGGAGCGGTTCCTCGCCCAGGTGCCGGCGGAGGTGCTGGTGGTGCTGGACGAGGCCTATATCGAATACGCCGAGGGCGATGAGCTGCCCGATGGCCTGGACTACCTGGCGCGGCACCCCAACCTGCTGGTCTCGCGGACCTTCTCCAAGGCCTATGGCCTGGCTTCGCTGCGGGTCGGCTACGCGCTTTCGAGCAAGGCGGTGGCCGATGTGCTCAACCGCGTGCGCCAGCCGTTCAATGTCAATAGCCTGGCCCTGGCGGCTGCCTACGCGGCGCTGGACGACCATGACTACCTGGCGCAGAGTCGCCGCCTAAACGATTCCGGCATGGCGCAGCTGGAGGATGGCTTCCACGCGTTGGGCCTGTCCTGGATTCCCTCGAAGGGCAACTTCATCGCCGTGGATCTGGCTCGCGATGCCGGTCCGGTCTACCAGGCGCTGCTGCGCGAAGGTGTGATCGTGCGTCCGGTGGCTGGCTACGGGATGCCGACCTTCCTGCGCGTCTCCATCGGGCTGCCGGAAGAGAACGATCGTTTCCTCCAGGCGCTGGGCAAGGTGCTGGCGCATGACTGA